A region of Mycoplasmopsis bovirhinis DNA encodes the following proteins:
- a CDS encoding DHH family phosphoesterase yields the protein MQIGNSQVAINAIEKYENIIIFHHTNPDGDCLGSQAGLAELIKTNYPNKNVYTIGDNKDNFHFMNYHFDKLEDLNFDNSLAIVVDASSGDRIEHAELLYQKKTTARLRIDHHPNEADIDYEYNYVDEHFVAAAEMIAQIAFDAKWKVSQKASGHIYLGINTDSGRFLYPDTSARTYKLVAFLMQNGFHPNEILRNLNKRNLLDIQISGHILSNFKQQGRVLYFYANKAFLEQFKLTPYQASQYVNVLANIGDNYCWVLFIDLEDQTIRARIRSNGPSMIPVAKSYGGGGHNDRGGFIIQSTDLITNVINTLNQSIIKWEGENK from the coding sequence ATGCAAATAGGAAATTCACAAGTTGCAATTAATGCAATTGAAAAATATGAAAATATTATTATTTTTCACCATACTAATCCTGATGGCGATTGTCTAGGATCACAAGCGGGTTTAGCTGAGTTAATTAAAACTAATTATCCAAACAAAAATGTTTACACAATTGGTGATAATAAAGATAACTTTCACTTTATGAATTATCATTTTGATAAACTAGAAGATTTAAATTTTGATAATTCATTAGCAATAGTGGTTGATGCTTCAAGTGGTGATCGCATTGAACATGCTGAACTTTTATATCAAAAGAAAACAACAGCCCGTTTAAGAATTGACCATCATCCTAATGAAGCAGATATTGACTATGAATATAATTATGTCGATGAGCATTTTGTTGCAGCTGCTGAAATGATAGCTCAAATTGCTTTTGATGCTAAATGAAAAGTAAGTCAAAAAGCATCAGGGCACATTTATTTAGGTATTAACACTGATTCAGGGAGGTTCTTATACCCTGATACAAGTGCTAGAACTTATAAGCTTGTAGCTTTTTTAATGCAAAATGGATTTCATCCAAATGAAATTTTACGAAATTTGAACAAGCGTAATTTATTAGATATTCAAATCTCAGGTCATATTTTATCTAACTTTAAACAACAAGGAAGAGTTTTATATTTTTATGCCAATAAAGCATTTTTAGAGCAATTTAAGTTAACTCCATATCAAGCTTCGCAATATGTTAATGTTTTAGCTAATATTGGAGATAATTATTGTTGAGTTTTATTTATTGATTTAGAAGATCAAACTATTAGAGCTAGAATTCGTTCTAATGGGCCATCTATGATTCCTGTTGCCAAAAGTTATGGTGGGGGAGGTCATAATGACAGGGGTGGTTTTATTATTCAAAGTACAGATCTAATAACAAATGTTATTA
- a CDS encoding carbohydrate ABC transporter permease, translated as MNALNNKLYLFISKNLPFLLNWSLKSQSRKKAALSHSILDRRTPLWLPLLFLLPGFVLIMMFTVVPLILNLRASLFNAQGELTLQNYVNTFTDPRFAVGVRNSFIYGLAVLPFVMAISLTISSVIAKLHRKWAKGFWQTVFFLPYITNAVAVSTAFIQLFSSNGLLNLFLGSKTPWLETADQFTFNALLAMFINGIWSGLAFNILIFTTTMLGVDKNLYKSASIDGCGEIKQFFKITLPSIKGTINFLITLGIIGGLKVFPLALFSNKPENAFAYGGGTLMLYVYLVTKNGNFALAGASAISLFIIGVSYSSVIRGGFFMVQLTLNNLGERNVWVKVKATKTINIQKA; from the coding sequence ATGAATGCTCTCAACAATAAATTATATTTATTCATTTCTAAAAATTTACCTTTTTTACTTAATTGATCTTTAAAAAGCCAATCAAGAAAAAAAGCAGCATTATCACATTCTATTTTAGACCGTAGAACACCATTATGATTACCATTACTTTTCTTATTGCCTGGATTTGTGTTAATTATGATGTTTACAGTAGTTCCTCTTATTTTAAACTTAAGAGCCTCACTTTTTAATGCTCAGGGTGAATTAACCTTACAAAACTACGTAAATACATTTACTGATCCTCGTTTTGCTGTTGGGGTTAGAAACTCATTTATTTATGGTTTAGCTGTGTTACCATTTGTTATGGCAATTTCATTAACAATTTCATCAGTTATTGCTAAATTGCACCGCAAATGAGCCAAAGGATTTTGACAAACAGTCTTTTTCTTACCATATATTACCAACGCAGTTGCTGTTTCAACAGCTTTTATCCAATTATTTAGCTCAAACGGTCTTTTAAACCTTTTTCTAGGTTCAAAAACACCATGACTCGAAACAGCTGATCAATTTACCTTTAATGCCTTGCTTGCAATGTTTATTAATGGTATTTGAAGTGGATTAGCCTTTAATATTTTAATCTTTACTACTACTATGCTTGGAGTTGATAAAAACCTTTATAAATCAGCTTCAATTGATGGTTGTGGTGAAATAAAACAATTTTTCAAAATAACCTTACCGTCAATTAAAGGAACAATTAACTTCTTAATTACCTTAGGAATTATTGGTGGACTTAAAGTTTTCCCATTAGCTCTTTTTAGTAATAAACCTGAAAATGCCTTTGCTTATGGTGGTGGAACTTTAATGTTATATGTATACTTAGTAACTAAAAATGGTAACTTTGCTCTTGCTGGTGCTTCTGCTATTTCATTATTTATTATTGGTGTTAGCTATTCATCAGTTATAAGGGGTGGATTCTTCATGGTTCAATTAACATTAAATAATTTAGGAGAAAGAAATGTTTGAGTTAAAGTTAAAGCTACAAAAACTATTAATATCCAAAAAGCTTAG
- a CDS encoding ATP-binding cassette domain-containing protein has translation MIIFKKLLNKFKETSVKVDETSLNKIDQYFMEFSNLSTEEVPAIELKNLNIDFGETLAVDNVSFQIPEGKLVTLLGPSGSGKTTTLNAIAGLLTVTSGKILFKGKDVTDFTPQKRKIGFVFQNYALYPHLSVYANIAFPLKNDFNWQFKTFLKREKARNEIRILYLKKLGASEEEIQKLRNAFDKWEVVSEDLPYKLNKEYAHLVENYEKAHTEYKLASVHETSKISLLTKNVLKTNDKLRRDSKEKFERITEKYNSDFKNNLLLPNLKEADILKNIAPEYTKYQPLPYDQIPDRTTKLNNFSAELMSVNLDELTLNDRKSIVKLEEKVLKLLTRYKFIQKQKEIIDEYAVLKKQKQEAYQKAKVEFKETLKTNQAYLELKKDALNLPVIAKKHFYNLVTDLETKYDLKNNLAKDRKGEISSILNDEEKLTLKALAKDDIPLKKAIHNEVMEVANRVEIVKILQKKPTRLSGGQQQRVSIARAIVKKPEILLMDEPLSNLDAKLRISTRQWIREIQQSLGITTVFVTHDQEEAMSISDIIVCMSTAKVQQLGSPLELYNTPKNQFVARFLGMPEMGLFPSELKDGKLFVAGQEFSGVSLPDKSNISLNVGVRSEDYIIKTADQPHMFKGEVVVQENFGKESKLVVKIENVGRINFLLDNSENYAIGDLIYFDLPMNKLHIFDATSEERVSYECSQQ, from the coding sequence ATGATTATCTTTAAAAAACTTTTAAATAAATTCAAAGAAACTTCTGTAAAAGTTGATGAAACTTCTTTGAATAAAATTGATCAATATTTTATGGAATTTAGCAATTTAAGTACTGAAGAAGTACCTGCAATTGAACTAAAAAACTTAAATATTGACTTTGGGGAAACATTAGCAGTTGATAATGTTAGCTTCCAAATCCCAGAAGGTAAACTAGTAACTCTTTTAGGACCTTCAGGCTCTGGAAAAACTACTACTTTAAATGCAATTGCTGGACTTTTAACTGTTACTTCTGGAAAAATTCTCTTCAAAGGAAAAGATGTAACTGATTTTACCCCTCAAAAAAGAAAAATTGGTTTTGTTTTCCAAAACTATGCACTTTACCCACACTTAAGTGTATACGCAAACATTGCCTTTCCGCTTAAAAATGATTTTAACTGACAATTTAAAACATTTTTAAAACGCGAAAAAGCGCGCAACGAAATTCGAATTTTATACTTGAAAAAATTAGGTGCTTCGGAAGAAGAAATTCAAAAACTTAGAAATGCTTTTGATAAATGAGAAGTTGTTTCTGAAGATTTACCATACAAACTCAATAAAGAATATGCTCATTTAGTTGAAAACTACGAAAAAGCACATACTGAATATAAATTAGCTAGTGTGCATGAAACTTCAAAAATTTCTTTATTAACAAAAAATGTTTTAAAAACTAATGATAAATTAAGAAGAGATTCAAAAGAAAAATTCGAACGTATTACTGAAAAATACAATTCTGACTTTAAAAATAATTTATTATTACCTAATTTAAAAGAAGCTGATATTTTAAAAAATATTGCACCTGAATACACAAAATATCAACCATTGCCATATGATCAAATTCCAGACAGAACTACTAAATTAAACAATTTTTCTGCTGAACTTATGAGTGTTAATTTAGATGAGTTAACTTTAAATGACCGTAAGTCAATTGTTAAATTAGAAGAAAAAGTTTTAAAACTATTAACTAGATATAAATTTATTCAAAAACAAAAAGAAATTATTGACGAATATGCTGTGCTTAAGAAACAAAAACAAGAAGCATATCAAAAAGCAAAAGTTGAATTTAAAGAAACTTTAAAAACTAACCAAGCTTATTTAGAACTTAAAAAAGATGCTTTAAATCTACCAGTTATTGCAAAAAAACACTTCTACAATTTAGTTACTGATCTTGAAACTAAATATGATCTTAAAAACAACTTAGCTAAAGATCGTAAAGGCGAAATTAGTTCAATTTTAAATGATGAAGAAAAATTAACCCTTAAGGCTTTGGCTAAAGATGATATTCCTCTTAAAAAAGCAATCCATAATGAAGTTATGGAAGTAGCTAACAGAGTTGAAATTGTTAAAATTTTACAAAAGAAACCAACTAGATTATCAGGGGGTCAACAACAACGTGTTTCAATTGCTCGTGCGATTGTTAAAAAACCTGAAATCTTATTAATGGATGAACCTTTATCAAACTTAGATGCAAAATTACGTATTTCAACGCGTCAATGAATTAGAGAAATTCAACAATCTTTAGGTATTACTACTGTGTTTGTTACACACGACCAAGAAGAAGCGATGTCAATTAGTGACATTATTGTATGTATGTCAACAGCAAAAGTACAACAACTTGGCTCACCACTTGAATTATACAATACACCTAAAAACCAGTTTGTGGCTCGTTTTTTAGGAATGCCTGAAATGGGATTATTTCCTTCTGAACTTAAGGATGGTAAATTATTTGTAGCCGGTCAAGAATTTAGTGGAGTATCATTACCAGATAAAAGCAATATTTCACTAAATGTTGGTGTTCGTAGTGAAGACTACATTATTAAAACAGCAGATCAACCACACATGTTTAAAGGTGAAGTGGTAGTTCAAGAAAACTTTGGGAAAGAAAGTAAACTTGTTGTTAAAATTGAAAATGTGGGACGAATCAATTTCTTATTAGATAACTCAGAAAATTATGCTATTGGTGATTTAATTTACTTTGACTTACCAATGAATAAATTACACATCTTTGATGCCACTTCTGAAGAAAGAGTTTCATATGAATGCTCTCAACAATAA
- a CDS encoding thermonuclease family protein, protein MKKLKYKSLLSSLITVCAFSALTVSCGSNTPTEQNPPTPPTNNNPTMPSEPEPTVTTKSQQIGSFTINSSIQTTNETSKLLLNIEKLSLRRNRHENTYEFWASGILTDAAKQSEFNQVVAGINKVITSYLSDTYKSKIIVPAKTGNKIFADPKNITGAPQEVKITLNNREITLVKSQTSKNLELGELGVKGKTRAEQTAAESIANVNVVYAVRYEPKIDSSSLLGLGILDIKITEAAQLNPLLNQLPINSSESGFKATGISFEDEIFKASSFKAKIESVSDGDTFSVIAQESKTLRGGIVITQGESYRIRLSGIDTPEKGVGSGNNYVAAAPFEYSFALHATNFAEQVVNSEKFKNDIMVGFVSGKDSYDRITADIFFGENYQYSYISEIVRSGHTLPYSNDVWENYLHNKDKSTYEYNLYPKIAEAFEEAIKNNKGMFNYFDNPADVSLFIYLIKNNNRWHPFYYEKTSKNAIVKDYVKN, encoded by the coding sequence ATGAAAAAACTAAAATATAAATCACTACTTAGTTCATTAATTACAGTTTGCGCCTTTAGTGCTCTAACTGTATCTTGTGGCTCAAATACTCCTACAGAGCAAAATCCCCCAACTCCACCAACAAATAATAATCCTACTATGCCAAGCGAACCTGAGCCAACAGTGACTACTAAAAGCCAGCAAATAGGTTCTTTTACTATTAATTCAAGCATCCAAACAACAAATGAAACTTCAAAACTTTTATTAAATATTGAAAAATTATCATTACGTAGAAACCGTCATGAAAATACTTATGAATTTTGAGCTTCTGGAATTTTAACTGATGCTGCAAAGCAAAGTGAATTTAATCAAGTTGTCGCAGGAATTAATAAAGTTATTACTAGTTATTTAAGTGATACATATAAGTCAAAAATTATTGTGCCCGCAAAAACTGGTAACAAAATTTTTGCTGATCCAAAAAATATTACTGGAGCTCCGCAAGAAGTTAAAATAACTCTTAATAACCGTGAAATAACCTTAGTTAAATCACAAACTTCTAAAAACTTAGAGCTAGGTGAATTAGGAGTTAAGGGTAAAACAAGAGCTGAGCAAACTGCAGCTGAAAGTATTGCTAATGTTAATGTAGTTTATGCTGTTAGATATGAACCTAAAATTGATTCTAGCTCTCTTTTAGGTTTAGGAATCTTAGATATTAAAATTACTGAAGCAGCGCAACTTAATCCACTTTTAAACCAGCTTCCAATTAATTCTAGTGAAAGTGGTTTTAAAGCGACAGGGATTTCATTTGAAGATGAAATTTTTAAAGCTTCATCATTTAAAGCAAAAATTGAAAGTGTTTCAGATGGTGATACTTTCTCAGTTATTGCCCAAGAATCTAAAACATTAAGAGGCGGAATAGTTATTACTCAAGGAGAATCATACCGTATTAGATTAAGCGGCATTGATACCCCTGAAAAAGGAGTTGGTAGTGGAAATAATTATGTAGCAGCAGCACCATTTGAATATTCATTTGCCTTACATGCTACTAATTTCGCTGAGCAAGTTGTTAATAGTGAGAAATTTAAAAATGATATTATGGTTGGTTTTGTCTCTGGCAAAGATTCTTATGATCGCATCACAGCTGATATTTTCTTTGGAGAAAACTACCAATATTCATACATTAGTGAAATCGTACGTTCTGGCCACACTTTACCATATAGCAATGATGTATGAGAAAACTACTTACACAACAAAGATAAAAGTACGTATGAATACAATTTATACCCTAAAATAGCTGAAGCCTTTGAAGAAGCTATTAAGAATAATAAGGGAATGTTTAACTACTTTGATAATCCAGCTGATGTTTCATTATTTATTTATTTAATTAAAAATAATAATAGATGACATCCATTTTACTATGAAAAAACTAGTAAAAATGCCATTGTCAAAGATTATGTTAAAAATTAG
- a CDS encoding P68 family surface lipoprotein: MSSRFKKYVLTLGTSLVSVTPMALVVSCGTTEQPKPTPTPADNFKTTHADVLAKTETTIRSEDEAKVTVALNAYNGLDASVKNSLADQKSLLDRLKAKIESLKATANPGHATGTTPADTAELAARKEELKVYLNFVPEAQKTQLDQNITSAANDEALDTVEDNIKAAIDSVNAGYYDRLKASTNKNRRFQQNVKNEIVLATTFSETGAQFKTINSIIEAYNGLVDQMNQVKNNSSLTQEQKDAEYKKLGISPLAKKVVQKNVGSGYSAGAEKVDLSLSSNDADNFFNLILNYSTVAAKLAARTGSSGDMLLSFNSLDQALNTDLSQFDSGFSTVNSEIENVTQRSTYVLPLLKSTKVLSLNASVLGYILSEMKSSGVVFDEADGSNTFFEEIITKGSGDKNAVATLWGAKVSTADTVLAPYKKSGFKLSKTIFESYTSLLEFATIAQSLFVESAKGVDATVKVFGIDDMTGVYEQALFSALGGDKSAMLQTVSQNNGRTQVSFNAIQNNNGAAYIQSQQIFTKFSEAMEKGAIYAFPSGQYASNDQTKHQIAFSIGSTAGYSYNFKKAGDKINNLIHTETKYTTEISTNNAFEFADKNTNAKKDGGIAYVSQRYKNVIWPSTTQDDDKKVDKRYDWISKSPTDDTTITDLYSKTKTTLNIFFKVSDAQTGKLKEYVDKLNTLVSSDQDKLKRYNLIKNGVDYVVYAFLDTLNEKALTFKDNVQIPGHTFQALSDTNLLNENELVSLPTPSKWNADSTKKVLYVQGSSLIGIKSNDQDEAATRAFVKWLMTSTNTIGNTGNTALVELQKSAGYISAVNDLEASSSNASKIYGSNGYLKIAYEEFVKTSKDENYVIFEEPAGTGSDAFRKNIATAWETTQSTISNKVATKKTFQDFVTTVTRGNNG, encoded by the coding sequence ATGTCAAGCAGATTTAAAAAGTATGTTCTTACCTTAGGAACATCATTAGTATCAGTTACTCCAATGGCATTAGTAGTTTCATGTGGAACAACTGAACAACCAAAACCTACCCCAACACCAGCTGATAATTTTAAAACTACTCATGCTGATGTTTTAGCAAAAACCGAAACAACCATTCGTTCAGAAGATGAAGCTAAAGTAACGGTAGCTTTAAATGCATATAATGGTTTAGATGCAAGTGTTAAAAATTCTTTAGCAGATCAAAAATCACTTTTAGACAGACTTAAAGCTAAAATAGAGAGTCTAAAAGCTACTGCTAATCCAGGTCACGCTACTGGTACTACACCAGCAGATACTGCTGAATTAGCAGCAAGAAAAGAAGAATTAAAAGTTTATTTAAACTTTGTGCCTGAAGCTCAAAAAACTCAATTAGATCAAAATATTACATCAGCTGCTAATGATGAGGCTTTAGACACTGTGGAAGACAACATTAAGGCAGCAATTGATTCTGTTAATGCAGGATACTATGATCGTCTTAAGGCTTCTACTAATAAAAATAGAAGATTCCAACAAAATGTCAAAAACGAAATTGTTTTAGCTACAACCTTCTCAGAAACAGGGGCTCAATTTAAAACCATTAACAGTATTATTGAGGCATACAATGGTTTAGTTGATCAAATGAACCAAGTTAAAAATAATTCATCATTAACCCAGGAACAAAAAGATGCTGAATACAAAAAACTAGGTATTTCACCATTAGCTAAAAAAGTTGTACAAAAGAACGTTGGTTCTGGTTATAGTGCTGGAGCTGAAAAAGTTGACTTATCACTTTCATCAAATGATGCAGACAATTTCTTTAACTTAATTTTAAACTACTCAACTGTAGCTGCTAAATTAGCTGCTAGAACTGGTAGTTCAGGAGATATGCTTTTAAGTTTCAACTCATTAGATCAAGCGTTAAATACAGACTTATCTCAATTTGATTCAGGATTTTCAACTGTTAACTCAGAAATTGAAAATGTGACTCAACGTTCAACTTATGTACTTCCATTACTTAAATCAACTAAAGTATTATCACTTAATGCTTCAGTTCTTGGATACATTTTAAGCGAGATGAAATCTTCAGGTGTTGTTTTTGATGAAGCGGACGGATCAAATACCTTCTTTGAAGAAATTATTACGAAGGGTTCAGGTGATAAAAATGCTGTAGCAACTTTATGAGGCGCAAAAGTTTCAACAGCTGATACAGTTTTAGCTCCTTATAAAAAAAGTGGCTTTAAATTGTCTAAAACAATTTTCGAATCATACACAAGCTTATTAGAATTTGCAACTATTGCACAAAGTTTATTTGTCGAATCAGCTAAAGGAGTTGACGCAACAGTTAAAGTATTTGGTATTGATGATATGACTGGAGTTTATGAACAAGCTTTATTCTCAGCTTTAGGCGGAGATAAATCAGCAATGTTACAAACTGTTTCACAAAACAACGGAAGAACTCAAGTTTCATTTAATGCAATTCAAAATAACAATGGTGCAGCTTACATTCAATCACAACAAATTTTCACTAAGTTCTCAGAAGCTATGGAAAAAGGTGCAATTTATGCCTTCCCATCAGGACAATATGCATCTAATGATCAAACTAAACACCAAATTGCCTTCTCAATTGGTTCAACAGCAGGTTATTCATATAACTTCAAAAAAGCTGGTGATAAAATTAATAACTTAATTCACACTGAAACTAAATATACTACCGAAATTTCAACTAACAATGCATTTGAGTTTGCAGACAAAAACACCAATGCTAAAAAAGATGGTGGTATTGCATATGTTTCTCAAAGATACAAAAATGTGATTTGGCCTTCAACAACACAAGATGATGATAAGAAAGTAGATAAACGTTATGACTGAATTTCAAAATCACCTACTGATGATACAACAATTACCGACTTATACTCAAAAACCAAAACAACTTTAAACATCTTCTTTAAAGTATCAGATGCACAAACTGGTAAATTAAAAGAATATGTTGATAAATTAAATACTTTAGTATCATCTGATCAAGATAAATTAAAAAGATATAACTTAATTAAAAATGGTGTTGATTATGTAGTATATGCTTTTTTAGATACTTTAAATGAAAAAGCTCTTACATTTAAAGATAATGTTCAAATTCCTGGTCACACCTTCCAAGCTTTATCAGATACAAATCTTTTAAATGAAAATGAACTTGTTTCACTTCCTACACCTTCAAAATGAAATGCTGATAGTACTAAAAAAGTATTATATGTTCAAGGATCAAGCTTAATTGGTATTAAATCAAACGACCAAGATGAAGCTGCTACAAGAGCATTTGTTAAATGATTAATGACTTCTACAAATACTATTGGAAATACTGGTAATACAGCTTTAGTTGAGTTACAAAAATCAGCTGGGTATATTTCAGCAGTTAATGATTTAGAAGCTAGTTCATCAAATGCTTCAAAAATTTATGGTTCAAATGGGTATTTAAAAATTGCATACGAAGAATTTGTGAAAACTTCAAAAGATGAAAATTATGTAATTTTTGAAGAACCAGCTGGAACTGGATCAGATGCATTTAGAAAAAACATTGCAACAGCTTGAGAAACGACTCAGTCAACTATTTCAAACAAAGTTGCTACTAAGAAAACTTTCCAAGACTTCGTTACTACTGTTACAAGAGGAAATAACGGTTAA
- a CDS encoding antibiotic biosynthesis monooxygenase, whose product MIYTKATRYIINPEKTKIFVDYLYILTQKVRKLEKNLSFEYGLESRDKIVLIQRWSTTEDYESFETNEEFKKELATLSKMSHKVIELFDLTITR is encoded by the coding sequence ATGATTTATACCAAAGCAACAAGATATATAATTAATCCAGAAAAAACTAAAATCTTTGTCGATTATTTATATATCTTAACTCAGAAAGTTCGTAAACTTGAAAAAAATTTATCATTTGAATACGGTCTTGAATCACGTGATAAAATTGTTTTAATTCAAAGATGGTCAACAACTGAGGATTATGAAAGTTTTGAAACAAACGAAGAATTTAAAAAAGAATTAGCAACTTTATCAAAGATGTCACACAAAGTTATTGAGTTATTTGATTTAACTATAACTCGTTAA
- a CDS encoding carbohydrate ABC transporter permease, translating to MFELKLKLQKLLISKKLRKNQEIVSSQVLEKNLVNVVISVLLKLLLLSFFGLVIIFPFIFMINISLMADDEAEGLKSTFKFASDFTLGRTYFIQSDPEASGGFEIRPWSEVVQNTYNRAISSGYWQSLMVTSVNVLLSVFFKIFTTFLMGYAFSLRNWRFKGLIWFLALALLVLPEVALLSGQYTVVVQTKLRSSLFTILLAMVLPFSASIFNTVMYKNAFEAIPGRIKEVSLVDGAGGLKYLFKVAFPMVVPTTLTIVILTALASWNSYLWPAIVNSDNKDWQLISLWLFKAGLDERDSSSGANVQLNIRMAAALIVIAPMFIVYLLFRKRIMNAISRQGSTIKG from the coding sequence ATGTTTGAGTTAAAGTTAAAGCTACAAAAACTATTAATATCCAAAAAGCTTAGAAAAAACCAAGAAATTGTTTCTTCTCAAGTTCTCGAAAAGAATTTAGTTAATGTTGTAATTAGTGTTTTATTAAAATTACTTTTACTATCATTTTTTGGTTTAGTAATTATCTTCCCATTTATCTTTATGATTAATATTTCCTTAATGGCTGATGATGAAGCCGAAGGATTAAAAAGTACTTTTAAATTTGCTTCTGATTTTACCTTAGGAAGAACATATTTTATTCAATCTGACCCTGAAGCTAGTGGTGGGTTTGAGATCCGGCCATGATCTGAAGTTGTGCAAAATACTTACAATCGAGCTATTAGCTCAGGATATTGACAATCTTTAATGGTAACTTCTGTTAACGTGCTTTTATCTGTTTTCTTTAAAATCTTTACTACTTTCTTAATGGGTTATGCTTTTTCGTTAAGAAACTGACGTTTTAAAGGATTAATTTGATTCTTAGCACTTGCTTTATTAGTACTACCTGAAGTAGCCTTATTATCAGGTCAATATACTGTGGTTGTGCAAACAAAGCTTCGTTCATCATTATTTACTATTTTACTAGCAATGGTTTTACCATTTTCAGCAAGTATTTTTAATACAGTTATGTATAAAAATGCCTTTGAAGCAATTCCAGGCCGTATTAAAGAAGTTTCTTTAGTTGATGGAGCTGGTGGATTGAAATACTTATTTAAAGTAGCTTTCCCAATGGTAGTTCCAACTACTTTAACAATCGTTATTTTAACAGCTCTTGCTTCTTGAAACTCATACTTATGACCTGCAATTGTAAATAGTGATAATAAGGATTGACAATTAATTTCGCTTTGGTTATTTAAAGCTGGTCTTGATGAAAGAGATTCTTCATCTGGAGCAAACGTGCAACTTAACATTAGAATGGCAGCTGCCTTAATTGTTATTGCTCCAATGTTCATTGTATACTTATTATTTAGAAAAAGAATTATGAATGCAATTAGTAGACAAGGATCTACAATTAAAGGATAA